AGACGCTTCGGTGTGAGCCGTCGGGATCGACCACCGTCTCCTCCTCGAGCAGCCCGTGATCGTCGAGCGCGGCGACGCGGCGGTAAATCGTCGGCAGCGACGCGTCACACGCCTCGCTGAGTGCCTTGGCGGTCATCGGCCCTTCGTTGGCTGCAGTCAGAATTTCGCGCGCGTACGGATCCGCCAGCAAGTCGAGAATCGAACCGGAATCACGACCACGATCGGTATGCACGGCTGGTGTTCGTACGGTATGGCGTATATAGCCGGCGTTTTTCTGGCCGAGAGAATTTTCGAGGGGATTTTGGATCCTCCTCGCCGAGGGGGTAAACGAGCCCTCCCGTACGTATGAGTATGCCATCGTATACCCTCGCCTGTAAACCCGCGATCGGGCTGTACGGCCAGCACGATCCGAGTGCCGTCCTCTTCGAGAACGGAACCCCGATCTTTGGAATCGAAGAAGAGCGGCTGACGCGGGACAAACACGCCGTCGACACGTTCCCCGAGAAGGCGATCCGTGCGTGTCTCGAATACCGCGATCTCGATCTTCCCGATCTCGAGCGAATTCTGCTGCCGTACGACCCGCAGCTGCGCTCCCGAATCCGGCGCCACTACCTCGTCGACGCGGTTACGGCACCCGGGATCGCCAGAAAGGTGTCCGCGCTCGAGCGAACGATCATCGACGAGGTGCGAAGTCAGTTCCTGCCGACGCGGCAGGTCGAGTCCCGCCTCGAGTCGATCGGAACGCCGGTGCCCTCGGTCGAGTGTCGCTCGCACCACCGTTGCCACGCGGCGAGCGCGTTTCACCCGTCCGGGTTCGACGACGCGCTCGTGCTGACGATCGACGCGAAAGGGGAGTACGACTCGACCGCCATCTGGCGCGGCACCGAAGACGGGCTGTCGCGGATTCGCACGTACGAACACCCGAACAGTCTTGGCCTGTTTTTCGCGATCGTAACCGAGTACCTCGGCTACCGCATGTTCAACGGCGAGGGGAAGGTGATGGGGCTGGCACCCTACGGCGAACGGCGACCGGAGATCGAACGAACGCTTCGCGGGCTGATCGACACCGGGGTCGATTACGACGTGACGGCACTGACGAAGCGGTGGGGGACCGGCTACGGCGTCGAGCAACTCGAGGAGGCGTTCGACCGCCCGCGTAACGACGATCCCGGCGAGTTCGACCGGTGGCAGAAAGACCTCGCACACACGGCCCAGAAACTCCTCGAGGAGACGGTCTGTGAGATCGTCGAGGCCTACCTCGGCGCTTCCCGGTCGAACCGCGTCGCGCTGGCGGGCGGCGTCGCGCTGAACTGCAAGCTCAACAAACGCGTCAGGGAGCTCGAGGCCGTCGACGAGACGTTCGTCCAGCCGGTGGCACACGACGCCGGGCTCGCGCTCGGCGCGGGCTGGCTCGACCGGCGCCCCGCCGACGTCGAGCCGCAGTCGACGGTCTACTTCGGCCCCGAGTACGAGACCGGCGAGATCGAGTCGCTGCTCGAGACCAACAAGATCGAGTACGCGAAGCCGGACGACCTCGAGCGATACGTCGCCGAACGGCTCGCCGACGGCGCGCTCGTCGGCTGGTTCCAGGGGCGACTCGAGATCGGACCGCGCGCCCTCGGCGGTCGCAGCATCCTCGCCGATCCCCGGACCGCCGAGTCGCGCGACCGGGTCAACCGGTACGTCAAACACCGCGAGGAGTGGCGACCGTTCGCCCCCTCGATGCTCGAATCGGCGGCACCTGAGTACCTCGTCGACGGCCAACGGGCACCGTTCATGATCGACACGTTCGACGTCCGCGAGGAGAAACTCGACGAACTCGAGGCCGTGATCCACCCGGCAGACGGCTCGACGCGACCCCAGACGGTCGACCGCGAGCAGCATCCGCGCTACCACCGGCTGATCTCCGAGTTCGAGTCGATCACCGATGTCCCGGCCGTGTTGAACACCTCGTTCAACGACCACGGGGAGCCGATCGTCAACACGCCGACGGAGGCGATCAAGGACTTCTACGGGATGGGCCTGGACGTGCTCGTGCTCGAGGACTGCGTCGTCGAGAAGCGGGCGGCGAAGACGGACGACGGCGAGCGCGAACGCGACGCCGTCGTCGGCGGGCCCGGGCGGTAGCGTACGTAATACAACGTCGTCGATTCGGATCCCGAAAGGCAGCCACCGTATCCGATACCGTCGCTCAAAAGCCGAAGACCGGCACGTACCGGAAGGTGAGAAACGCGCCGATCGTCGCGAGAGCGGGGACGAAGTTCTGGATGACGATGACGCGAGCGGTCGTCGACGGGTCGAAAAGATCCGACGCGTACGGGATGCTCTCGACCGCCTCTTCGCCGATTTCCGGCGCCGACTCGCCTTCTTTTTCGATGGTCAACGAACCGACGGAGACGGTCGCCTCGCCCTCGCCGTGTATCACCTCGGAGGCCGTTATCGTTCGAGTCGCCCGACCCCAACCGAGCCCGATAATGCTCATCGTCGCGACGACCACCAGTTGAACGGGGATACCGATCGCCGATAAGAGCGTGACGATCGTCGCCGAGACCGTCATCACGACGACCGCCGCGGTCAGCGGCAAGTTCGTGATGTCGTTCCCCATCGTTTCGAGCGTTCGCCGGGCGATGGTGAACGCGCCGATGGTGACGGCGACACCCGCGAGGATCACGCCGCTCTCCATCGCGAGGGCGCCGCTGCCGACGAGCGGTGCGACGGCGTTCGCGACGTTCGAAGCGCCGGAACTGAACGCCATGTAACAGCCGATGGCGACGACGACCAGTGAGCCGGTGATTTCTCGGCGGCCGGTTCCCTCGGCGATCCCGATTTTCGGGACCGCCGAAGAGCGATCGACCACCCAGAGGTGGGTCTGTCGACGGGAGATGGCGATCCGCTCGTTGATCGTCGTGTAGAGGTACCGGCCGACGACGGCGCTGATCCAGAACGCGACGATCGGGGCGACGATCCACCAGGAGACGATCTCGCCCATCGTCGCCCAATTGAGCGTGTCGGTCGCCAGACCGAGGCCGGCGATCGAACCCACGGCGGTCATCGAGGTCGACGCGGGTACCCCGAAAAGGTTGCCGAAGAACAACGCCAGACCGATGAAAAAGAGGATCGCGATGCCCGTCTCGAGCGTCAGAAACCGCTGCTCCTCGATGATCCCTTCGCCGAGCGTCTCGACGACGGCCGGGCCGACGATCCACCCCCCGAGGACGAAGAAAATCGACATCAGTACCGCCGCGCCGAGTTTCGAGAGAACGCGTGCGCCGACCGCCGGACCGAACGAAACGCCGGTCGTCGCGCCGCCGATATTGTATCCCACGAAAACCACTACCAGAATGCCGATCAGTAAGAGCGTCTCTATCACGGGTTAGAGAACGGAACGACGCAGAATAAACGTCCCGCGTGGTACCATAGACCTTACGTAATATCGGAGAGACAATCGGCGCTCTAACGGACGATTCGAAAGACGCTCATCACTCCTCGCATCTCGAGGTGGCTCTGGGTACTGAAGCTGAGTTATATTCAACACGCGTTTTCTCGCGGAAGATATCGTAGCCGGTGTGTGTCTTGGAGTCCTCGACGAAAATCCGGCGGTCACCGGTGTTCGACACCCGCTCGAGATCGAACGGCACGTAATCGGGTTCCGAAAGAAGAGGATGAAACAGCTTCTGCGCAAGGGATGTTATTCGTTACCGTGGTTCTACGCGGCCACGAGCGCGTGAAACGTCTGAGTCTGTATCTCGAATCCGTCCGATTTACCGATCTGCTCGGGCGGGTCGTCGCACCCGACAAATCCCTGCTGACCCGCCAGAACCTCGCTCATACCGCGTACGCTGGTACGATCCGTGCTTCGGTTGGAGCGATACTCTTGGCGTTCTCGTCCGTTGATCCGCTTCTCGGTATCGGAATCTTTTCCGTCGGTTTTTGGCTCGTCCTCACGGTCGGACACCTCATCGTCGGACTGGCGTATTTCCGGTCGATATCGTACGCTGCGAGTACTCTCGATCGAGAGGAGTACGAGTAATAATCACCGCTCTCGAGACCCGACGGATATCCGGGTTCACCGTTCGAGAGGCGGCCGGGGAGTCGATTCAGTACCCGTAGCGTCACGTTCGAACGCGCCGCGTAACGGCCGCCTCGGAGAATCTATCGCGGTCCGAACCCGCACATCGGGCGGTCGGTTCGTTCGAGCGCGCGCCACCTCGGAATATCACCAGCATCGGTACCGTGATAGGGCGGCCCTTCCCAGAGGCCAGTATGGACGTCACGATCTCGCCGTCTCGAGTACAGGGGCGGGCGCGGGCACCGCCGTCGAAGAGCTACACGCACCGAGCGATCCTCGCCGCCGGCTACGCGGACGGCGCGACCGTCCGCGACGCGCTCTGGAGCGCCGACACGAAAGCGACCGCTCGCGCCGTCGACCTGTTCGGCGGCGACGTCGATCGAACCGCCGACGGGACCCTCGATATCGAGGGATTCGACGGCCAGCCCGGCGTTCCGGCGGACGTCATCGACTGCGAGAACAGCGGGACGACGATGCGGCTGGTGACGGCCGCAGCAGCACTCGCCGACGGAACGTCGGTCCTCACCGGCGACTCCTCGCTCCGAAGCCGGCCACAGGGGCCGCTGCTCGAGGCCATCGCGGACCTCGGCGGCGACGCCTACAGCACCCGCGGAAACGGGCAGGCGCCGCTGGTCGTTACCGGGCCGATCACGGGCACCGAGGTCTCCATTCCCGGCGACGTCTCCTCGCAGTACATCACCGCCTTGCTGATGGCCGGCGCCGTCACCGAGGAGGGGCTCGAGATCGACCTCGAGACCGAACTCAAGTCCGCACCCTACGTCGATATCACGCTCGAGATGCTCGCAGACTTCGGCATCGAGACCGAACGGACCGAAACCGGATTCGCGGTCGAGGGCGGCCAGCGCTACGAACCCACGGACGGGGAGTACCGCGTCCCCGGCGACTTCTCGTCGATCTCCTACCTGCTCGCCGCGGGCGCGATCGCCGGCGACGAGGGTGTCCGCGTCGAGGGAGCACAGCCGAGCGCGCAGGGCGACACGGCCATCGTCGAAATCGTCGAGCGGATGGGTGCCGACGTCGACTGGAACCGCGAGGACGGCACGATCGACGTCTCGGCGACGGCCCTCCAGGAAGTCGAGGTCTCCGTCGAGGACACGCCGGACCTCCTGCCGACGATCGCGACGCTCGGCGCGATCGCCGACGGCGACACGCGGATCGTCGACGCCGAGCACGTCCGCTACAAGGAGACCGACCGAGTGAGCGCGATGGCCGAAGAGCTGGGCAAGTTGGGCGTCGAAACGACGGAAGAGCAGGACGCGCTGACGGTCCACGGCGGCGAGTCGAATCTCGAGGGGGCCCGAGTGGACGGCCGCGGCGACCACCGCATCGTGATGGCGCTCGCGCTCGCCGGTCTGGTCGCCGACGGCGAGACGACGATCGCGGGCGCGGAACACGTCGACGTCTCCTTCCCGAACTTCTTCGACGCCCTCGAGGAACTGGGGGCGACGCTCGAGCGCGACGACTGACGGCGGGACGCGATTACGGGCGACCGGCTCCGTCAGAACGCGTACGCCATCAGCACCTCGTCGACGAACTCCTCGTCGATCGTGTAGTGATTCTTGCGGATTCCTTCGGTGTGCCAGCCGTGGTTCTCGAGGAACGCGAGCGCTTCGTCGTTGGTCGCCGGAACGCTGTTGTACACCTTCCGGTACCCGTTCGCCTCGGCCCAGTCGACTCCTCGAGAGAGGAGCGCGCTGGCGACACCCCGTCTGCGATGATCCGGTCGAACGCCGACGGTGAGCTGGGCCGTCTCGTGGAGTTTCTCCACCTGGGGCAGATCGAGGTGAACCCATCCGGCGACGGCGTCGTCGACGGTGGCGACGAAGAAGACCCGCGACTGGACGGTGTTGTGGCGCGTCACCGCGTCCTCGTACAGCAACTGTTCGGCGACGGTCTCCGCGACGACGTACGTCTCCGTCGAGGTCACTTCCCGGATCGCGTCGACGAGGTCGTCGAAGTCCCTGTGCTGTGCGGGACGGATGGTGTAGGTCGCCTCGGTGGTGTCGTACTTCTCGACGGAGCCGACGTCGAGCGCGAGCCGGACGGTACCGCCGGTCTCCTCGAGGTACCCTTTCGCTTTCAGCTCGCCGAGTTCCGACCGGAACCGCTCCGGCGGGAGCGACGCCATCTCCCGGACCCGGTGTCGAGCCGCCGTTCCGTGACGTTCGACGTACTGGTAGATCTCTTTGCTCGCCTGGCTCTCGAACGTCGGCCGTTCGGGTGCGCGCATACGGGTGCTCTCGCAGGGAACCGGCATAGTAATTGCTATTTGGTAGCAATCACCACGATGATTTGCCGACCCCGCTCGATCGCCGAGGGGACTTTCTTCTGCGGCCCCGTCGAGACGAGTGTGCGTACCGATCTCGAGTCCCAGCTTCGCGAGCGTCTGACCCAGGGAGGATACCTGTTCCCCGATTACGACGGGTACTGCTTCGCGAACGTCCCCGAGACGGCGGTTTCGGTGCTCGACGACGGCTTCGACCGACGGCTCCCCGACGATGTCCTCGCGGGCGTCGAGACGGACGTCGATAACGTCGTCCTGTTCCTCCTCGACGGCTTCGGCTACGAGCACTGGAAGCGCTACTGCGAGGAGCGGGCGCTCCTCTCGGCGCTCGCCGATCGCGGCACGGTGACGCCGCTGACGGCGATCTACCCCTCGGAAACGGCCGCGGCGCTGACGACCGTCCACACCGGTCGGCCGCCGGTCGAGCACGGGCTGCTCGGCTGGTTCCAGTACCTCGAGTCCGCCGGGCGAATCATCGAAGCGCTTCCGTTTCGGACTCTCGAGGGCGAATCGCTCGCCGACGCGTCGCCGGGGTCGGACGCTCGAGAGCTGTTCGAGGGGGAGACGGTCTACGAGCGCGCACGAGAGCGCGGGATCGAGAGCTACGCGATCCAGCCGAACGAGTTCGTCGACTCGGGGTACACGCGAGCGACCGCCGTCGGCGCGGAGCGGGTGGGGTACGACACCGCGGCGGATCTCGCGGTGACGATCCGACGGACTCTCGAGGACTCCTCCGATCCGACCTACGTCTACGCCTACGAGCCGACGATCGACGCCATCTCGCACGCCGAGGGGACGGGGACCGAACGCTACCGGGCGAACCTCGAGGCGATCCTCGAGCGCCTGCGCTACGAACTGGTCGACCGACTCGACTCCGACGTCGCGGAGCGAACGCTGCTGCTGGTGACGGCCGACCACGGGATCGTCGACACCGTCCCCGAGGAAAACGTCGAGATGACCGAGTGGAACGACTGGCCCGCGCTGCGGGAGACGTTCCGCCGCGATGGCGCCGGCGAGCCGCGTCTTCCGACCGGCAGCCCCCGGAACGTCCACGTTCACGTTCGGCCGGATCGAGTGCAGGAAGCGCGCGAGATCGTCGAGTCGAACGCGATAAGGACGTTTACGCGCGAGGAGGCGCTCGAGCGCGGCCTGTTCGGCCCGGGGACCCCGTCGTCGCTGTTCGAGCGCCGGTGTGGCGACCTGATCGCCGTCCACCGGAACCGAGGAATGTGGTGGTGGGAGATGGCGTCGATCGGGATGCACGGCGGGCTCACGCGCGAGGAGATGCTGGTTCCGTTCGCCGCAGCACGGCTCGACGCGTTGCAGCGGTAACGCCCGATCTTGCGCGTATCCTTCACCCATAAGTACGCGCGCCTCCGAGGGGGAGCCAATGAACGGCAACCGTTTCGGTCGCCTCTTCCAGGTGACCACGTTCGGCGAGAGCCACGGAGAGGCGATGGGCTGCACCGTTTCAGGGTGTCCCGCCGGCCTCGAGCTTTCCGAGGAAGACATCCAGGCGGACCTCGATCGGCGCAAACCGGGTCAGTCGATGATCACGACCAGCCGCGGCGAACCCGACGACGTCTCGATCAAGTCGGGCGTCCAGGACGGCTACACGACCGGGACGCCGATCGGGCTCGTCATCCAGAACAAGGACGCCCGCTCGGGCAAGTACGAACCCTTCATCACCGCGCCGCGGCCCTCCCACGGCGACTTCACTTACTCCGCGAAGTTCGGGACCCGCAACTGGGGCGGCGGCGGGCGCTCCTCGGCCCGGGAGACGGTCAACTGGGTCGCCGCGGGCGCGGTCGCGAAGAAGCTGCTCGCTCGCGAGGGGATCGAACTCAAGGCTCACGTCAACCAGATCGGCGACGTCGAGGCTCCCGAGGTGAGCTTCGAGGAGATCCTCGAGCACAGCGAGGCAAACGACGTCCGCTGTGCCCACCCCGAGACGGCCGCGGAGATGCAGGAACTGATCGAGGAGTACCAGGACGAGGGCGACTCCATCGGCGGCTCGATCTACTTCGAGGCCCAGGGCGTCCCCGTCGGTCTCGGCGCGCCCCGGTTCGACTCCCTTTCGGCGAGACTCGGGCAGGCTATGATGGCGGTTCCCGCGACGACGGCGTTCGAGTTCGGCCTCGGGCGCGAGGCCCGCGAGTGGACGGGCAAGGATCGCAACGACGACTGGGAGTTCGATTCCGAAGGGAACCCGACGCCCGTCGAGAACGACCACGGCGGGATTCAGGGCGGGATATCGAGCGGCGAACCGATCTACGGCGAGGTGACCCTGCACGCCCCGACGTCGATCCCGAAGAGCCAGCAGACGGCCGACTGGGAGACCGGCGAACTCAAAGAGGAGCAGGTTATCGGCCGACACGATCCGGTTCTGCCGCCGCGCGGCGTCCCGGTCGTCGAGGCGATGCTGGCGCTGACGCTCGTCGACTTCATGCTGCTGTCGGGTCGGCTCAACCCGGATCGCGTCGACGGTCAGCCCGGCGAGTACGACACTGAGTACCACCCGAGCAACCCGCGAAACGAGTAGCACAGCACCTCGATCAGTCGCTCTCCCGAGCCAGGTTCCGGTCCGAGATACCGCTCCGTTGCACCTCTGTGTGGTAATCACTAGCATTTATAGGTCGGGTTGTAGTACTGTGCGCCGCTATGGGAGAGATTAACTTGCAAACCCCGGAGGGACGAGCCGAAGCCTTGCGTCGGATGCTGACGATCCGTGCGTTCGACTCGGAAGCGGGCGACCGGTTCGCGGACGGCGAGATTCCGGGGTTCGTCCACCTCTACATCGGAGAGGAGGCGGTCGGCGTCGGGACCTGCGCGGCGCTCGAGGACGACGACTACATCGCGAGCACGCACCGCGGCCACGGCCACTGCATCGCGAAGGGACTGGATCCGAAGTACATGATGGCTGAGCTCTACGGGAAAGCCGAGGGCTACTGCAACGGGAAGGGCGGATCGATGCACATCGCCGACGTCGACGCCGGAATGCTCGGCGCGAACGGGATCGTCGGCGCCGGACCGCCGCTCGCGACCGGCGCGGCGCTGTCGATCGACTACCAGGACCGCGATCAGGTCGCCGTCGGCTTCCTCGGCGACGGCGCCGTCGCCCAGGGCCAGG
This DNA window, taken from Natronococcus sp. CG52, encodes the following:
- a CDS encoding winged helix-turn-helix domain-containing protein translates to MHTDRGRDSGSILDLLADPYAREILTAANEGPMTAKALSEACDASLPTIYRRVAALDDHGLLEEETVVDPDGSHRSVYRTTVESVRATFDGDELTVAVDTRDELADNFADLWTELRGGD
- a CDS encoding carbamoyltransferase family protein gives rise to the protein MPSYTLACKPAIGLYGQHDPSAVLFENGTPIFGIEEERLTRDKHAVDTFPEKAIRACLEYRDLDLPDLERILLPYDPQLRSRIRRHYLVDAVTAPGIARKVSALERTIIDEVRSQFLPTRQVESRLESIGTPVPSVECRSHHRCHAASAFHPSGFDDALVLTIDAKGEYDSTAIWRGTEDGLSRIRTYEHPNSLGLFFAIVTEYLGYRMFNGEGKVMGLAPYGERRPEIERTLRGLIDTGVDYDVTALTKRWGTGYGVEQLEEAFDRPRNDDPGEFDRWQKDLAHTAQKLLEETVCEIVEAYLGASRSNRVALAGGVALNCKLNKRVRELEAVDETFVQPVAHDAGLALGAGWLDRRPADVEPQSTVYFGPEYETGEIESLLETNKIEYAKPDDLERYVAERLADGALVGWFQGRLEIGPRALGGRSILADPRTAESRDRVNRYVKHREEWRPFAPSMLESAAPEYLVDGQRAPFMIDTFDVREEKLDELEAVIHPADGSTRPQTVDREQHPRYHRLISEFESITDVPAVLNTSFNDHGEPIVNTPTEAIKDFYGMGLDVLVLEDCVVEKRAAKTDDGERERDAVVGGPGR
- a CDS encoding inorganic phosphate transporter, which gives rise to MIETLLLIGILVVVFVGYNIGGATTGVSFGPAVGARVLSKLGAAVLMSIFFVLGGWIVGPAVVETLGEGIIEEQRFLTLETGIAILFFIGLALFFGNLFGVPASTSMTAVGSIAGLGLATDTLNWATMGEIVSWWIVAPIVAFWISAVVGRYLYTTINERIAISRRQTHLWVVDRSSAVPKIGIAEGTGRREITGSLVVVAIGCYMAFSSGASNVANAVAPLVGSGALAMESGVILAGVAVTIGAFTIARRTLETMGNDITNLPLTAAVVVMTVSATIVTLLSAIGIPVQLVVVATMSIIGLGWGRATRTITASEVIHGEGEATVSVGSLTIEKEGESAPEIGEEAVESIPYASDLFDPSTTARVIVIQNFVPALATIGAFLTFRYVPVFGF
- the aroA gene encoding 3-phosphoshikimate 1-carboxyvinyltransferase, whose translation is MDVTISPSRVQGRARAPPSKSYTHRAILAAGYADGATVRDALWSADTKATARAVDLFGGDVDRTADGTLDIEGFDGQPGVPADVIDCENSGTTMRLVTAAAALADGTSVLTGDSSLRSRPQGPLLEAIADLGGDAYSTRGNGQAPLVVTGPITGTEVSIPGDVSSQYITALLMAGAVTEEGLEIDLETELKSAPYVDITLEMLADFGIETERTETGFAVEGGQRYEPTDGEYRVPGDFSSISYLLAAGAIAGDEGVRVEGAQPSAQGDTAIVEIVERMGADVDWNREDGTIDVSATALQEVEVSVEDTPDLLPTIATLGAIADGDTRIVDAEHVRYKETDRVSAMAEELGKLGVETTEEQDALTVHGGESNLEGARVDGRGDHRIVMALALAGLVADGETTIAGAEHVDVSFPNFFDALEELGATLERDD
- a CDS encoding GNAT family N-acetyltransferase yields the protein MRAPERPTFESQASKEIYQYVERHGTAARHRVREMASLPPERFRSELGELKAKGYLEETGGTVRLALDVGSVEKYDTTEATYTIRPAQHRDFDDLVDAIREVTSTETYVVAETVAEQLLYEDAVTRHNTVQSRVFFVATVDDAVAGWVHLDLPQVEKLHETAQLTVGVRPDHRRRGVASALLSRGVDWAEANGYRKVYNSVPATNDEALAFLENHGWHTEGIRKNHYTIDEEFVDEVLMAYAF
- a CDS encoding alkaline phosphatase family protein → MRTDLESQLRERLTQGGYLFPDYDGYCFANVPETAVSVLDDGFDRRLPDDVLAGVETDVDNVVLFLLDGFGYEHWKRYCEERALLSALADRGTVTPLTAIYPSETAAALTTVHTGRPPVEHGLLGWFQYLESAGRIIEALPFRTLEGESLADASPGSDARELFEGETVYERARERGIESYAIQPNEFVDSGYTRATAVGAERVGYDTAADLAVTIRRTLEDSSDPTYVYAYEPTIDAISHAEGTGTERYRANLEAILERLRYELVDRLDSDVAERTLLLVTADHGIVDTVPEENVEMTEWNDWPALRETFRRDGAGEPRLPTGSPRNVHVHVRPDRVQEAREIVESNAIRTFTREEALERGLFGPGTPSSLFERRCGDLIAVHRNRGMWWWEMASIGMHGGLTREEMLVPFAAARLDALQR
- the aroC gene encoding chorismate synthase; its protein translation is MNGNRFGRLFQVTTFGESHGEAMGCTVSGCPAGLELSEEDIQADLDRRKPGQSMITTSRGEPDDVSIKSGVQDGYTTGTPIGLVIQNKDARSGKYEPFITAPRPSHGDFTYSAKFGTRNWGGGGRSSARETVNWVAAGAVAKKLLAREGIELKAHVNQIGDVEAPEVSFEEILEHSEANDVRCAHPETAAEMQELIEEYQDEGDSIGGSIYFEAQGVPVGLGAPRFDSLSARLGQAMMAVPATTAFEFGLGREAREWTGKDRNDDWEFDSEGNPTPVENDHGGIQGGISSGEPIYGEVTLHAPTSIPKSQQTADWETGELKEEQVIGRHDPVLPPRGVPVVEAMLALTLVDFMLLSGRLNPDRVDGQPGEYDTEYHPSNPRNE